A stretch of Armatimonadota bacterium DNA encodes these proteins:
- a CDS encoding alcohol dehydrogenase catalytic domain-containing protein: MLALVKTQKGEGFLELRDVPEPTISDEEVLIEIMAAGICGTDVHVKHDTFPYWPPVILGHEFSGKIVQVGDKVKGWQVGDRVVGEPHTLHCGQCYLCRRGHVQNCAEKRSPGWGIDGAFTKYLKYPPKLLHRIPDSMSFEQAALVEPAANTVTDIIERGAIEVGDFVVVLGPGPIGLLAAQVARAAGAREVMIVGAPADEELRLATARKLGIDHVVNFALENPLDKCRELTDGRGADLVIECSGAPPAIAQSVDLVRKWGKICAIGLTGKRPVQLDWDAAMTKVITLYFNMSTAYASWDKTIWLMASGQVRVDELITHKLPLTEWEQAFEAVESMEALKAVLVP, from the coding sequence ATGCTGGCCCTTGTGAAGACGCAGAAGGGGGAGGGCTTTCTGGAGCTGCGCGATGTCCCCGAGCCGACGATCAGCGACGAGGAAGTGCTGATTGAGATCATGGCGGCGGGCATCTGCGGCACGGATGTCCACGTAAAGCACGACACGTTTCCGTACTGGCCCCCTGTCATTCTCGGGCACGAGTTCTCGGGGAAAATCGTCCAGGTCGGTGACAAGGTGAAGGGCTGGCAGGTGGGCGACCGGGTGGTTGGCGAACCCCACACCCTCCACTGCGGGCAGTGTTACCTGTGCCGCCGAGGGCATGTCCAGAACTGCGCTGAGAAGCGGTCGCCGGGCTGGGGCATCGACGGGGCCTTCACGAAGTATCTCAAATACCCGCCGAAACTCCTGCATCGCATCCCGGACAGCATGAGCTTTGAGCAAGCGGCGCTGGTTGAGCCCGCGGCGAACACGGTCACGGACATCATCGAGCGCGGGGCCATTGAGGTGGGCGATTTCGTGGTGGTGCTCGGTCCCGGACCCATCGGGCTTCTGGCGGCGCAGGTTGCCAGGGCGGCGGGTGCGCGCGAAGTGATGATCGTCGGAGCACCGGCGGACGAGGAGCTTCGGTTAGCCACCGCGCGGAAGCTGGGCATCGACCACGTGGTCAATTTTGCGCTGGAAAACCCCCTGGACAAGTGCCGCGAACTTACTGACGGGCGCGGCGCCGATCTCGTGATCGAGTGTTCCGGCGCACCGCCGGCAATCGCGCAAAGCGTGGACCTGGTGCGCAAGTGGGGGAAGATCTGCGCCATCGGCCTCACCGGCAAGCGCCCGGTGCAGCTTGACTGGGACGCGGCGATGACCAAGGTCATCACCCTCTACTTCAACATGTCCACGGCCTACGCAAGCTGGGACAAGACCATCTGGCTGATGGCGTCGGGGCAGGTGCGAGTGGATGAGCTGATTACCCACAAACTGCCGCTGACTGAGTGGGAGCAGGCTTTCGAAGCCGTTGAGAGCATGGAGGCGCTGAAGGCGGTTCTTGTTCCGTAA
- a CDS encoding adenylate/guanylate cyclase domain-containing protein: MKKQRCTVCFADIGRFNVATRNMNLDEIVSFLQGFYERAGNVLLSHNGRLVKYVGDGILMIFDSGREEIAVRAMWALRQSFAEYVAELGGDATVAQLRAGVATGEAAVGQMGHPQMLAYDVVGRPVMVAAGLLQCGGITIDRATHEAVAAYVQACKVDSAGEVRGFQVTALR; encoded by the coding sequence ATGAAGAAGCAACGCTGCACCGTTTGTTTCGCCGATATAGGCAGGTTCAACGTGGCCACTCGCAACATGAACCTGGATGAAATTGTTTCGTTTCTGCAGGGGTTCTACGAGCGAGCTGGAAACGTACTCCTGTCCCACAATGGGCGCCTGGTGAAGTACGTGGGCGACGGCATCCTCATGATCTTCGACAGCGGCCGCGAGGAGATTGCGGTGCGGGCGATGTGGGCCCTGCGCCAGAGCTTCGCCGAATACGTGGCCGAACTGGGCGGAGACGCTACTGTGGCCCAGTTACGGGCAGGCGTGGCCACCGGCGAAGCTGCCGTGGGCCAAATGGGCCACCCGCAGATGCTGGCGTATGACGTGGTGGGGCGGCCGGTGATGGTTGCCGCGGGCCTGCTGCAGTGCGGGGGGATCACCATCGACCGGGCCACCCACGAGGCGGTTGCTGCATACGTCCAGGCCTGTAAGGTGGATTCCGCCGGCGAAGTACGGGGGTTCCAGGTCACCGCGCTACGGTAG
- a CDS encoding M20/M25/M40 family metallo-hydrolase, producing the protein MATIDAHRVDAALSARREDVTGLLCDLIRIPSMPGSEGPAMECMFAALQDLADVVEYVPVTEAIRQDPDFSYPVAGIKYGDRPCIRAIKRGDGSGKSLLFNTHLDVVPPSSMHEKPFEPQVVDGIVFGRGACDAKGQAVTAWALLRLLKDLDITPGGDITFHFVIEEEVGGNGSVAMVRTGDTADAAIVLEPTEFVILPQVRGAVWFETTIYGQSGHSGKPGGTVSALLKSITAIQALTEYHDRCIAESRGKYPLFDQFENPAPLTIGQLQAGDWPAQAPQKSVFKGVLGILPDRTKEQVMDEMRQALRDAGDPWLAENFEMEFTYRHDANVIDPDHPLVRGLQAACNACGREPKVSAMTASCDAWLYNNQLKIPTVVFGPGSLGVAHSNQEQIAVDDILMAAHVLGSFVSDWCGAVQHGGNA; encoded by the coding sequence ATGGCGACCATCGATGCACACCGGGTTGACGCCGCTTTGTCGGCCCGGCGCGAGGACGTTACCGGCCTTCTGTGCGATCTCATTCGCATCCCGTCCATGCCCGGCAGTGAGGGCCCGGCGATGGAGTGCATGTTCGCAGCACTTCAGGATCTGGCGGATGTTGTGGAGTATGTGCCTGTCACCGAGGCGATCCGGCAGGACCCGGATTTCTCGTATCCGGTGGCCGGCATCAAGTACGGTGACCGTCCCTGCATCCGAGCCATCAAGAGGGGCGACGGAAGCGGTAAGTCCCTTCTCTTCAATACTCATCTGGATGTTGTGCCGCCGTCGTCCATGCACGAGAAGCCCTTCGAGCCGCAAGTGGTGGACGGCATCGTGTTCGGGCGCGGCGCATGTGACGCCAAAGGTCAGGCGGTCACGGCCTGGGCGCTCTTGCGGCTGCTCAAGGACCTGGACATCACGCCAGGCGGGGACATCACATTCCACTTCGTCATCGAGGAGGAAGTGGGCGGCAACGGCAGCGTTGCCATGGTGCGCACCGGTGACACTGCGGATGCGGCGATCGTGCTCGAACCGACGGAGTTCGTGATCCTGCCCCAGGTGCGCGGCGCCGTGTGGTTCGAGACCACCATATACGGCCAGTCGGGTCACAGCGGCAAGCCCGGCGGCACGGTGAGCGCCCTGCTGAAGTCGATCACCGCAATTCAGGCACTCACGGAATACCACGACCGCTGTATTGCCGAGTCCCGAGGAAAGTATCCCCTGTTCGACCAGTTCGAGAACCCGGCGCCGCTGACAATCGGGCAGCTGCAGGCCGGAGACTGGCCCGCTCAGGCACCCCAGAAGTCGGTGTTCAAGGGCGTCCTGGGCATCCTTCCCGACCGCACCAAGGAGCAGGTCATGGACGAAATGCGTCAGGCCTTGCGGGATGCCGGCGACCCGTGGCTTGCGGAGAACTTCGAGATGGAGTTCACATATCGTCATGACGCCAACGTAATCGATCCCGACCACCCACTGGTGCGGGGCCTGCAAGCCGCCTGCAATGCCTGCGGACGGGAGCCGAAGGTATCCGCGATGACCGCGTCCTGCGACGCGTGGCTGTACAACAACCAACTCAAGATCCCCACGGTGGTCTTCGGGCCGGGTTCGCTGGGCGTTGCGCATAGTAACCAGGAACAGATCGCCGTGGACGACATCTTGATGGCCGCCCATGTGCTCGGGTCATTCGTGAGCGACTGGTGCGGGGCAGTCCAGCACGGAGGTAATGCATGA